A part of Streptomyces sp. NBC_01451 genomic DNA contains:
- a CDS encoding NmrA family NAD(P)-binding protein, whose translation MSSHTTSNIFVIGGTGAQGMPIVRSLVADKKYSVRVLTRDSSSPRAQALLALGNVSLLEGSFADEDVLREGFRGCDGVFINIDGFNTGEKTETYWAIRSYEIAIEEGIKFFVYGNLDYTLKKSGYDSRFRTGHYDGKGRMAEWVLFQNEKNRDRMGAAVFTSGPYIEMVISPLTPMTPSVENGVVTWRVPLGEGAVPHVALEDCGFYVRWLFDHPERANGMDLEVAIEHMAYADMAAAFEKVTGHPAQYIDTDLDTYWNAPDVKGIADQPAGYNADPNDKSTMSFRDNFTGFWNTWKHGIITRDYALLDEIHPNRIRSAEEWFRREDQVGRELGKGSLWERVQPENWSLDSAILKSSADMRTGKL comes from the coding sequence ATGTCTTCTCACACCACCTCCAATATCTTCGTGATCGGCGGTACGGGGGCTCAAGGAATGCCCATCGTCCGCTCTCTTGTCGCCGACAAGAAATACTCCGTCCGGGTTCTCACGCGCGATTCCAGCTCCCCTCGAGCCCAGGCGCTCCTCGCGCTCGGCAACGTCTCCCTCCTCGAGGGGTCGTTCGCCGACGAGGACGTGCTGCGGGAAGGGTTTCGAGGCTGTGACGGCGTATTCATCAACATCGACGGATTCAACACCGGTGAGAAAACGGAGACCTACTGGGCGATCCGCAGTTACGAGATAGCGATTGAAGAAGGAATCAAGTTCTTCGTCTACGGAAATCTCGACTACACCCTCAAGAAGTCCGGCTACGACTCGAGGTTCCGCACCGGGCATTATGACGGTAAAGGCCGCATGGCCGAATGGGTGCTGTTTCAAAATGAAAAGAACAGGGATCGGATGGGGGCAGCGGTCTTCACGTCAGGTCCCTACATTGAGATGGTGATCTCACCGCTCACGCCCATGACGCCCAGCGTTGAAAACGGTGTCGTCACGTGGCGAGTCCCTCTCGGCGAGGGAGCCGTTCCTCACGTGGCACTGGAAGACTGCGGCTTTTACGTGCGCTGGCTCTTCGATCATCCGGAGCGCGCGAATGGCATGGACCTTGAAGTCGCCATCGAGCACATGGCATATGCCGACATGGCTGCGGCGTTCGAGAAGGTCACCGGGCATCCGGCGCAGTACATCGACACTGATCTGGACACTTATTGGAACGCGCCGGACGTGAAGGGAATTGCTGATCAGCCTGCTGGTTACAACGCCGATCCCAACGACAAAAGCACCATGAGCTTCCGGGACAATTTCACGGGCTTCTGGAATACGTGGAAGCACGGAATCATCACCCGGGATTACGCTCTGCTCGACGAAATCCACCCCAACAGGATCAGGAGTGCTGAGGAGTGGTTCCGCCGGGAGGACCAGGTGGGAAGGGAACTCGGTAAAGGCAGTCTCTGGGAGAGGGTCCAACCGGAGAACTGGAGCCTCGACTCTGCGATCCTCAAGAGCAGTGCCGATATGAGGACGGGCAAGTTGTAA
- a CDS encoding ester cyclase, giving the protein MTAITTANTASEMVRSATTTALRVAARNLELYDTGNVAGADEVFAPDVIDHNPADGAASGIDGMRVLIAAVRDGFTGTQHRILFQQELPAGWVVLHWRMTGTHTGDAFGFAASGNPVDITGTDIVHVVDGKITEIYHVEELLKLTQQISTGTQPA; this is encoded by the coding sequence ATGACCGCGATCACTACGGCCAACACCGCGAGCGAGATGGTGCGCTCGGCCACGACCACCGCGTTGCGGGTCGCCGCGCGCAACCTTGAGCTCTACGACACCGGCAACGTCGCAGGCGCGGACGAGGTGTTCGCCCCCGACGTGATCGACCACAACCCCGCTGACGGCGCCGCCTCGGGCATCGACGGCATGCGAGTGCTGATCGCCGCGGTCCGCGACGGATTCACCGGCACGCAGCACCGGATCCTGTTCCAGCAGGAGCTTCCCGCCGGCTGGGTGGTCCTCCACTGGCGGATGACCGGGACCCACACCGGAGACGCCTTCGGCTTCGCCGCCAGCGGCAACCCGGTCGACATCACCGGCACCGACATCGTCCACGTTGTCGACGGCAAGATCACCGAGATCTACCACGTCGAAGAACTGCTCAAGCTCACCCAACAGATCAGCACCGGCACGCAGCCGGCCTGA
- a CDS encoding winged helix-turn-helix transcriptional regulator, with amino-acid sequence MSELDHPLPECPIARFLTVLDGPWATLIVRELLTGPKRFTELRAGLPGISPKTLSSRLRRFVLLGLVTRTAYPEIPPRVEYELTPAGARLEVVLATMGAWAEQDLPRTGAFPIEDR; translated from the coding sequence ATGAGTGAGCTGGATCACCCTTTGCCGGAATGTCCGATCGCCCGGTTCCTGACCGTGCTGGACGGCCCCTGGGCGACGCTGATCGTGAGGGAGTTGCTGACCGGCCCGAAACGCTTCACCGAGCTGCGCGCCGGACTTCCGGGCATCAGCCCCAAGACCCTGTCCTCACGGCTGCGACGATTCGTACTCCTAGGGCTGGTCACCCGCACGGCCTATCCGGAGATCCCGCCCCGCGTGGAGTACGAACTCACCCCGGCAGGCGCACGACTCGAGGTCGTGCTGGCCACCATGGGCGCCTGGGCCGAACAAGACCTTCCCCGCACTGGCGCGTTCCCTATCGAAGATCGGTAA
- a CDS encoding PDR/VanB family oxidoreductase, with protein sequence MNDQLSPAPTALTVTARTLAADGVVSLTLRRPDGGALPTWTPGAHIDVLMEGGDSDLIRQYSLCGDPAERETWQIAVLREPRSRGGSAYVHDLLCEGATVRVRGPRNNFPLRPAARHLFIAGGVGITPILPMVEAAEAAGADWRLLYGGRTRTSMAFLDRLARYGDRVLVRPQDEYGLLDLTAHLGVPEEDTLVHACGPEPLLQAVQERCAAWPPGTLGVERFTPAPAAGSDAPAEAFEVELARSGLTLTVPADRSVLETLEEAGIPVDFSCREGTCGTCETDVLDGRPDHRDSLLTEDERAAGDTMLICVSRSCGPRLVLDL encoded by the coding sequence ATGAACGACCAGTTGTCCCCGGCCCCGACGGCCCTCACGGTGACCGCCCGCACCCTCGCCGCGGACGGCGTCGTCTCCCTCACCCTGCGCCGCCCCGACGGCGGAGCGCTCCCCACCTGGACTCCGGGCGCCCACATCGACGTACTCATGGAGGGCGGAGACAGCGATCTGATCCGTCAGTACTCCCTCTGCGGAGACCCCGCCGAGCGCGAGACCTGGCAGATCGCCGTACTGCGCGAGCCGCGGAGCCGCGGGGGCTCGGCGTACGTCCACGACCTGCTGTGCGAGGGCGCCACCGTGCGGGTCCGCGGACCACGGAACAACTTCCCGCTGCGGCCCGCCGCACGCCATCTGTTCATCGCCGGGGGCGTCGGGATCACGCCCATTCTTCCCATGGTCGAGGCCGCCGAGGCAGCCGGGGCGGACTGGCGTCTGCTGTACGGCGGTCGCACCCGGACCTCGATGGCGTTCCTGGACCGCCTCGCCCGGTACGGCGACCGTGTCCTGGTCCGGCCGCAGGACGAGTACGGCCTCCTCGACCTCACCGCCCACCTCGGTGTGCCCGAGGAGGACACCCTGGTGCACGCCTGCGGTCCCGAACCCCTGCTACAGGCGGTGCAGGAGCGGTGCGCGGCCTGGCCCCCGGGCACGCTGGGCGTGGAGCGGTTCACCCCGGCCCCGGCCGCCGGGTCCGACGCCCCGGCCGAGGCGTTCGAGGTGGAGCTCGCCCGTTCCGGGCTCACCCTCACCGTGCCGGCGGACCGCTCGGTTCTCGAAACCCTGGAGGAGGCCGGAATCCCGGTCGACTTCTCCTGCCGGGAGGGCACGTGCGGCACCTGCGAGACCGACGTACTCGACGGCAGGCCCGACCACCGCGACTCACTGCTGACCGAGGACGAGCGGGCCGCCGGCGACACCATGCTCATCTGCGTCTCCCGCTCGTGCGGACCTCGCCTGGTCCTCGACCTGTGA
- a CDS encoding acetyl-CoA C-acyltransferase, translating to MPGSVIVAGSRTPIGKLMGALSTLSAVDLGAHAIGAALAAAHLDPTAVEAVVMGHVVQAGTGPNSARQAAIRAGIPFSVPASTVNKLCLSGLHAIALADLMITSGRHEVVVAGGMESMSGAPHLLRGSRTGWKYGAAAVEDALDRDALVCAFDGVPMGAATERYQQPFALTREEQDEYSALSHQRAAHAQQSGALSEEIASVTVAGRRGGTVVDTDEGVRPGSTAESLGRLKPAFSGAGTITAGNSSQLSDGAAAVVVMSAERARREGLTPLAEIGAYGTVAGPDPSLLVQPAGAVRDALSRDGRFKAADLDLFEINEAFAGVALTSVRELDVPLDRVNVNGGAIALGHPVGMTGARLVLTLAAELRRRGGGTGAAALCGGGGQGDALLLHVPTQA from the coding sequence ATGCCCGGATCCGTCATCGTCGCCGGAAGCCGGACGCCCATCGGCAAACTGATGGGCGCCCTGAGCACCCTGTCCGCGGTCGACCTCGGCGCCCATGCCATCGGTGCGGCCCTGGCCGCCGCCCACCTGGACCCGACGGCCGTGGAAGCCGTCGTCATGGGGCATGTCGTGCAGGCCGGGACCGGCCCCAACTCGGCACGCCAGGCCGCGATCCGGGCCGGCATTCCGTTCTCCGTCCCCGCGAGCACCGTCAACAAGCTCTGTCTTTCCGGGCTGCACGCCATCGCCCTGGCCGACCTCATGATCACCTCCGGGCGCCACGAGGTGGTCGTCGCGGGCGGCATGGAGTCCATGTCGGGCGCCCCGCACCTGCTGCGCGGATCACGCACCGGGTGGAAGTACGGCGCGGCCGCGGTGGAGGACGCCCTCGACCGCGACGCCCTCGTCTGCGCCTTCGACGGGGTCCCCATGGGCGCGGCCACCGAGCGCTACCAGCAGCCGTTCGCCCTGACCCGGGAGGAACAGGACGAGTACAGCGCGCTGTCCCACCAACGGGCCGCCCACGCCCAGCAGTCGGGCGCGCTGTCGGAGGAGATCGCCTCCGTCACCGTGGCCGGCCGCCGGGGCGGGACGGTGGTCGACACCGACGAGGGCGTACGGCCGGGGAGCACCGCCGAGAGCCTGGGGCGTCTGAAACCGGCCTTCTCCGGCGCGGGCACCATCACCGCCGGCAACTCGTCACAGCTCTCCGACGGCGCCGCGGCCGTCGTCGTGATGAGCGCGGAGCGCGCCCGGCGCGAGGGCCTGACCCCGCTCGCCGAGATCGGCGCTTACGGCACGGTCGCCGGCCCCGACCCCTCGCTGCTCGTCCAGCCGGCCGGCGCGGTCCGCGACGCGCTGTCCCGGGACGGTCGGTTCAAGGCCGCCGACCTGGACCTGTTCGAGATCAACGAGGCGTTCGCCGGAGTGGCCCTGACTTCCGTGCGGGAACTGGACGTCCCCCTGGACAGGGTGAACGTCAACGGCGGAGCGATCGCGCTCGGGCACCCGGTCGGCATGACCGGAGCCCGGCTGGTGCTGACTCTCGCGGCCGAACTGCGGCGGCGCGGAGGCGGCACCGGCGCTGCGGCCCTGTGCGGGGGCGGCGGTCAGGGCGACGCGCTGTTGCTGCACGTACCGACGCAGGCCTGA
- a CDS encoding histidine phosphatase family protein, with the protein MTELLLIRHGLPMAGVFDPGLSPEGTAQAERLAAWLVHEGIDALYSSPFRRARETAAPLERLTGMTATVLDDLREWDTDVSQPYTPPEQIGGADPRAAALAEGRYEDFVPDLDWDAFRARAVRAMDTILDACPGGRVAVVCHGGITNTYLATVLGLPTMFWFHPGYTSVSRVRRMPGGRIVLHSVNETAHMIAERAVAPVA; encoded by the coding sequence ATGACCGAACTCCTCCTCATCCGGCACGGCCTCCCCATGGCAGGCGTGTTCGACCCGGGACTGTCGCCGGAAGGCACCGCTCAGGCCGAACGTCTCGCCGCCTGGCTCGTGCACGAGGGCATCGACGCCCTCTACTCCAGTCCGTTCCGACGTGCCCGCGAGACGGCGGCGCCCCTGGAGCGCCTCACCGGCATGACCGCCACCGTCCTCGACGACCTGCGCGAGTGGGACACGGACGTGTCCCAGCCCTACACACCACCGGAGCAGATCGGCGGGGCCGACCCGCGGGCGGCGGCACTCGCCGAGGGACGCTACGAGGACTTCGTGCCCGACCTCGACTGGGACGCCTTTCGCGCACGTGCCGTGCGGGCCATGGACACCATCCTCGACGCCTGTCCCGGAGGGCGGGTCGCGGTCGTGTGCCACGGCGGCATCACCAACACCTATCTGGCGACAGTGCTCGGCCTGCCCACGATGTTCTGGTTCCACCCCGGTTACACGTCCGTCAGCCGGGTCCGGCGCATGCCCGGCGGCCGGATCGTTCTCCACTCGGTGAACGAGACGGCCCACATGATCGCCGAACGCGCCGTCGCGCCGGTCGCCTGA
- a CDS encoding AMP-binding protein has product MSLLPLDRRAQETPDEPALADDRGVLSWSALADQVARAAVRLLEFAPGPDDRVAVLGDNAIPTLVAHLAGLRAGVGTVATSRNLTSGELVDQIIDAGVTGIIAGPVGAGTALDAARELGLPVVTHGAPEAGHAFAWDLWLASAPAGRTLPADRPARPPLVYTSGTTGRARGTEVRWVGGPVTDSAAYLAAMSARPGFPPGPHLVCGPLQHNAPLTSLRHLAAGQPVVVLGSYDAETFLSRVQSWQVSSTVMVPTHFQRLLALPDEVRARYDVSSLRQVSHTGSACPPDVKRAMIDWFGPVLTESYGASEAGTVARIDSDEWLAHPGSVGRVRPPFEVLVTDDDGRGLPPGESGLLAFRAPDDHGVRYHADPDKTKAAYLSPGVFTLGDIGHVDADGYIFITDRAADVVVSGGVNLYPAESEAVLRQHPAVVEIAVIGVPDPDFGEALRALVVVSGDEPPSEELDRFCRERLTAYKCPKSYEFVPELLRNAMGKLDKRAMRRPYWSSERTIAG; this is encoded by the coding sequence ATGTCGCTGCTGCCACTCGACCGTCGCGCCCAGGAGACACCCGACGAGCCCGCCCTGGCGGACGACCGGGGTGTGCTGTCCTGGTCCGCCCTCGCCGACCAGGTGGCACGGGCGGCGGTCCGGCTGCTGGAGTTCGCGCCCGGTCCCGACGACCGGGTCGCCGTCCTGGGCGACAACGCGATCCCGACGCTGGTGGCCCATCTGGCGGGCCTGCGCGCCGGAGTGGGGACCGTGGCCACGTCCCGGAACCTCACGTCGGGCGAGCTGGTCGACCAGATCATCGACGCGGGCGTGACCGGGATCATCGCCGGACCCGTCGGCGCGGGCACCGCCCTCGACGCGGCCCGGGAACTGGGCCTGCCGGTCGTGACGCACGGGGCCCCGGAGGCCGGGCACGCCTTCGCCTGGGACCTGTGGCTGGCCTCCGCGCCCGCCGGGCGCACCCTTCCGGCGGACCGGCCCGCCCGGCCCCCGCTCGTCTACACCTCGGGAACCACCGGACGGGCCCGCGGCACCGAGGTGCGCTGGGTCGGCGGCCCGGTCACCGACAGTGCGGCCTACCTCGCCGCGATGTCCGCCCGGCCCGGGTTCCCGCCGGGACCGCACCTGGTGTGCGGCCCCCTGCAGCACAACGCGCCGCTGACCTCGCTGCGGCATCTGGCGGCCGGTCAGCCGGTGGTCGTGCTCGGCAGCTACGACGCGGAGACGTTCCTCAGCCGGGTGCAGAGCTGGCAGGTCTCCTCCACGGTGATGGTGCCCACCCACTTCCAACGGCTGCTCGCCCTCCCGGACGAGGTCCGCGCCAGGTACGACGTCTCCAGCCTGCGGCAGGTCTCCCACACCGGCTCCGCGTGTCCGCCGGACGTGAAGCGAGCCATGATCGACTGGTTCGGTCCGGTACTGACCGAGTCGTACGGCGCCAGCGAGGCGGGCACCGTGGCCCGCATCGACAGCGACGAGTGGCTGGCGCACCCCGGCTCGGTGGGTCGCGTCCGGCCCCCGTTCGAGGTCCTGGTCACCGACGACGACGGCCGTGGACTGCCGCCCGGTGAAAGCGGGTTGCTGGCTTTCCGGGCACCCGACGACCACGGCGTCCGTTACCACGCGGACCCGGACAAGACCAAGGCCGCCTACCTCTCCCCCGGCGTCTTCACGCTCGGCGACATCGGCCATGTCGACGCCGACGGCTATATCTTCATCACCGACCGGGCCGCGGACGTCGTCGTCTCCGGCGGAGTGAACCTGTACCCGGCCGAGAGCGAGGCGGTGCTGCGGCAGCACCCGGCGGTCGTCGAGATCGCGGTGATCGGCGTGCCCGACCCGGACTTCGGCGAGGCGCTGCGGGCACTGGTCGTGGTATCGGGGGACGAGCCACCGTCCGAGGAGCTGGACCGGTTCTGCCGAGAGCGCCTCACCGCCTACAAGTGCCCGAAGTCGTACGAGTTCGTTCCCGAGCTCCTGCGCAACGCGATGGGAAAGCTCGACAAGCGCGCGATGCGCCGCCCCTACTGGAGCTCGGAACGGACCATCGCCGGCTGA
- a CDS encoding acyl-CoA dehydrogenase family protein, which yields MSQPDPEAWRTQVRQWLATVLEPARAPESAGEAADLAVFHNLPEDEERRLLERCRAYHRARFDAGYQALTLPADKGGAGLTAAHAAVFAQEESAFEVPPSTELISVTVRLVGMAVSLFGTDEQLHEHARAFLRTDRLACQLFSEPGAGSDLAAVRTRARREGEEWVIDGQKVWTSGAQFADYGLLLARTDPDVVKQAGITAFLVPMDAPGVEVRPIRQMSGGASFNEVFLSGVRVPDRLRIGRPGQGWEVATTTLAFERTASGSGNRRKGGTFTDVLALARSLGRTGDPLVRQRLADLYVRAALRAATVDRVARTSAAGGRPGPEASLTKLMASDLLTRTGQAAAELMGARISADTGEPGTFAWTRHLLGAPGYRLAGGTDQIQRNLIGERVLKLPPEPRVDRAPFSQLPGS from the coding sequence ATGTCCCAGCCCGATCCGGAAGCATGGCGCACACAGGTCCGGCAGTGGCTGGCCACCGTGCTCGAACCGGCGCGGGCGCCGGAGTCCGCGGGAGAGGCCGCCGACCTCGCCGTGTTCCACAACCTTCCCGAGGACGAGGAACGCCGGCTGCTGGAGCGCTGCCGCGCCTACCACCGGGCCCGCTTCGACGCCGGCTACCAGGCGCTGACCCTCCCCGCGGACAAGGGCGGCGCGGGCCTGACCGCCGCCCACGCGGCCGTCTTCGCGCAGGAGGAGTCCGCCTTCGAGGTGCCGCCGTCCACCGAGCTGATCAGCGTCACCGTGCGGCTGGTCGGGATGGCCGTCTCCCTGTTCGGGACGGACGAGCAGCTCCACGAGCACGCCCGTGCGTTCCTGCGCACCGACCGGCTGGCCTGCCAGCTCTTCAGCGAGCCCGGTGCCGGATCCGACCTCGCGGCCGTGCGCACCCGAGCCCGGCGGGAGGGTGAGGAGTGGGTGATCGACGGCCAGAAGGTGTGGACCTCGGGCGCCCAGTTCGCCGACTACGGCCTGCTCCTCGCCCGTACCGACCCGGACGTCGTCAAACAGGCCGGAATCACCGCCTTCCTGGTCCCGATGGACGCCCCCGGAGTGGAGGTGCGCCCCATCCGCCAGATGAGCGGCGGCGCCTCCTTCAACGAGGTGTTCCTCAGCGGTGTACGCGTCCCGGACCGCCTTCGGATCGGGCGCCCGGGCCAGGGCTGGGAGGTCGCCACCACCACCCTCGCCTTCGAACGCACCGCGTCCGGAAGCGGCAACCGCCGCAAGGGCGGCACCTTCACGGACGTGCTGGCACTCGCCCGCTCCCTCGGCCGCACCGGAGACCCGCTGGTCCGCCAGCGCCTCGCCGACCTGTACGTACGCGCCGCCCTGCGCGCGGCCACCGTCGACCGCGTCGCCAGGACGAGCGCCGCCGGCGGCCGGCCGGGTCCTGAGGCGTCGTTGACCAAACTCATGGCCTCCGACCTGCTCACCCGCACGGGACAGGCCGCCGCCGAGCTGATGGGGGCGCGGATCAGCGCCGACACCGGGGAACCCGGCACCTTCGCCTGGACCCGGCATCTGCTGGGCGCCCCCGGCTACCGGCTGGCCGGCGGCACCGACCAGATCCAGCGCAACCTGATCGGCGAACGCGTGCTGAAACTGCCGCCGGAACCGCGGGTGGACCGGGCGCCCTTCTCACAGCTTCCCGGCAGCTAG
- a CDS encoding SDR family NAD(P)-dependent oxidoreductase, with product MDLGLTGAKALVTGASRGIGRAIAGTLAAEGCALALCARGEEGLAKAAAELRGEGATVFAEAVDVTAPAALAGFVERAAGELGGLDLLVSNVSAGNVKGPESWEASLRGDLIPFAGLVEAALPHLEASDRAAVVAIGTTNASDTARPAGANSYSALKAAVVQHASALAHSLAPKGIRVNTVSPGPIDFPGGAWETIRTSRPEVYEEVLAKLPIGRYGTAEDVASAVAFLLGRTGSFVVGVNLVVDGGLLTRVQY from the coding sequence ATGGATCTGGGACTGACAGGCGCGAAGGCGCTGGTGACCGGTGCGAGCCGGGGCATCGGCCGGGCGATCGCCGGAACACTGGCGGCCGAGGGCTGCGCACTGGCCCTGTGCGCCCGGGGCGAGGAAGGGCTGGCGAAGGCTGCCGCCGAACTGCGCGGCGAGGGAGCCACCGTCTTCGCGGAAGCGGTCGACGTCACCGCCCCGGCCGCGCTGGCGGGCTTCGTGGAGCGGGCGGCCGGTGAACTCGGCGGGCTCGACCTGCTGGTGTCCAACGTGTCGGCGGGCAACGTGAAGGGCCCCGAGTCGTGGGAAGCCAGCCTGCGCGGCGACCTGATCCCGTTCGCCGGACTCGTCGAGGCGGCCCTTCCCCACCTGGAGGCCTCCGACCGGGCCGCCGTCGTGGCCATCGGCACCACCAACGCCTCCGACACCGCGCGCCCGGCCGGCGCGAACTCGTACTCCGCGCTCAAGGCGGCCGTCGTCCAGCACGCCTCGGCCCTTGCGCACTCCCTCGCGCCCAAGGGCATCCGCGTCAACACCGTCTCGCCCGGCCCGATCGACTTCCCCGGCGGCGCCTGGGAGACCATCCGCACCAGCCGCCCGGAGGTGTACGAGGAGGTCCTCGCCAAGCTGCCGATCGGCCGCTACGGCACCGCGGAGGACGTCGCCTCGGCGGTGGCGTTCCTGCTCGGGCGGACCGGCTCCTTCGTCGTGGGGGTCAACCTCGTGGTGGACGGCGGGCTGCTCACCCGCGTCCAGTACTGA
- a CDS encoding ThuA domain-containing protein, giving the protein MAGPAGRTDAVLVCGGRWHDFDHARLRLLELLGEHPRVRTTVYQDYDCLAALDRADLLVTYTCDVRPRPAQRAALARFVERGGRWLALHGSNSVIEPSASDGPRMFTTPRLLGELAQVLGSQFVAHPPIEPYEVLVTRPDHPLVAGIEPFTVTDELYVCELHGELEVLLHAEYTGPCRGFAEGDTAALDSAPRPVLYLKRHGLGEVCYFTLGHCRGRYDMQDLGVGDTGRVDVGPWRTPEFLTVLRRCVERTVAAGGFSPPPPLPVPPPEGGPPLGAAAPRPPLRP; this is encoded by the coding sequence GTGGCGGGCCCGGCCGGCCGCACGGACGCCGTGCTCGTCTGCGGCGGACGCTGGCACGACTTCGACCACGCGCGGCTGCGCCTGCTGGAGCTGCTCGGCGAGCATCCACGGGTGCGTACCACGGTGTACCAGGACTACGACTGCCTGGCCGCCCTCGACCGGGCCGACCTGTTGGTCACCTACACCTGCGACGTCCGGCCCCGCCCGGCGCAGCGGGCCGCCCTGGCCCGGTTCGTCGAGCGGGGCGGACGCTGGCTCGCCCTGCACGGCAGCAACTCCGTGATCGAGCCGTCGGCCAGTGACGGGCCGCGGATGTTCACGACTCCACGGCTCCTCGGGGAGCTGGCTCAGGTGCTGGGCAGCCAGTTCGTCGCCCACCCGCCGATCGAGCCGTACGAGGTGCTGGTGACCCGGCCCGACCACCCGCTGGTCGCCGGGATCGAACCGTTCACGGTCACCGACGAGCTGTACGTGTGCGAGCTGCACGGCGAGCTGGAAGTACTGCTGCACGCCGAGTACACGGGGCCGTGCCGAGGCTTCGCCGAGGGCGACACGGCGGCTCTCGACAGCGCGCCCCGACCGGTGCTGTACCTCAAGCGGCACGGACTCGGTGAGGTCTGCTACTTCACCCTCGGCCACTGCCGGGGCCGTTACGACATGCAGGACCTCGGCGTCGGCGACACCGGGCGCGTGGACGTGGGGCCGTGGCGGACGCCGGAGTTCCTGACGGTGCTGCGGCGGTGCGTGGAGCGGACGGTGGCGGCAGGCGGGTTCTCGCCCCCGCCGCCCCTACCCGTTCCTCCCCCAGAGGGGGGACCCCCACTGGGGGCTGCCGCCCCCAGACCCCCGCTTCGGCCCTGA
- a CDS encoding NAD(P)-dependent alcohol dehydrogenase, with amino-acid sequence MKAVQYRRVGHAPEVVDVPVPEPGPGQVLLKVTAAGLCHSDLAVMGWPEDQFPYALPMTLGHEGVGTVAAVGAGVGGLAEGTAVAVYGPWGCGRCHKCAEGKENCCPHAAGLGILPPGLGRPGALAEYMLVDSPRHLVPLRGVDPVQAAPLTDAGLTPYHAIRRSLPKLLPGSTAVVIGVGGLGHLAVQLLRALTPARVVALDVSKEKLELAARVGAHETLLSDNAAAARIREFTGGTGAEVVLDFVGAEATLAVAAASVAVEGDVTVVGLGGGTVAVGFGGGLPFEVSASFPYWGSRTELMEVLELARQGLVSSHVETFTLEQAPEAYERLHAGDINGRAVVLPHG; translated from the coding sequence ATGAAGGCTGTTCAGTACCGGAGGGTTGGGCACGCCCCCGAGGTCGTGGACGTACCGGTGCCCGAACCCGGCCCGGGCCAGGTGCTGCTGAAGGTGACGGCGGCGGGCCTGTGCCACTCCGATCTCGCGGTGATGGGCTGGCCCGAGGACCAGTTCCCCTACGCCCTGCCGATGACACTCGGTCACGAGGGTGTCGGGACCGTGGCGGCGGTGGGCGCCGGTGTCGGCGGCCTGGCGGAGGGCACGGCGGTGGCGGTGTACGGCCCGTGGGGCTGCGGGCGCTGCCACAAGTGCGCCGAGGGCAAGGAGAACTGCTGTCCGCACGCCGCCGGGCTCGGCATCCTGCCGCCGGGGCTAGGTCGGCCCGGCGCCCTGGCGGAGTACATGCTGGTGGACTCGCCCCGCCATCTGGTGCCGCTGCGCGGAGTAGACCCCGTGCAGGCGGCGCCCCTCACCGACGCCGGCCTGACCCCGTACCACGCGATCCGCAGGTCGCTGCCGAAACTGCTGCCGGGCAGCACGGCGGTGGTGATCGGCGTGGGCGGCCTGGGTCATCTCGCCGTGCAGCTGCTCCGCGCGCTGACCCCGGCCCGGGTCGTCGCCCTCGACGTGAGCAAGGAGAAGCTGGAACTGGCAGCCAGGGTCGGCGCCCACGAGACCCTGCTCTCCGACAATGCGGCGGCGGCACGGATCCGGGAGTTCACCGGCGGCACGGGAGCGGAGGTCGTCCTGGACTTCGTCGGAGCCGAGGCGACCCTGGCCGTGGCCGCCGCGTCGGTGGCGGTGGAGGGCGATGTCACCGTCGTCGGCCTCGGCGGAGGCACCGTGGCCGTCGGCTTCGGCGGCGGGCTGCCGTTCGAGGTGTCGGCCTCCTTCCCCTACTGGGGCAGCCGGACGGAGCTCATGGAGGTCCTGGAGCTCGCGCGGCAGGGACTCGTGTCCTCCCACGTCGAGACCTTCACCCTGGAACAGGCACCCGAGGCGTACGAGCGCCTGCACGCCGGGGACATCAACGGCCGCGCGGTGGTGCTGCCGCACGGTTGA